Proteins encoded together in one Solanum lycopersicum chromosome 7, SLM_r2.1 window:
- the LOC544070 gene encoding uncharacterized protein encodes MSSSRRAWIVAASVGAVEALKDQVGLCRWNYPLRSLAQHTKNNVRSYSQAKKLSSSITTKSEKMEKSEESLRKVMYLSCWGPN; translated from the coding sequence ATGAGTTCAAGCAGAAGAGCGTGGATAGTAGCAGCCAGTGTTGGAGCAGTAGAGGCCTTAAAAGATCAAGTTGGATTGTGTAGATGGAATTACCCATTGAGGTCTTTGGCACAACACACAAAGAATAACGTGAGATCTTATTCTCAAGCTAAGAaactttcttcttcaataaCTACAAAGAGTGAGAAGATGGAGAAATCTGAAGAATCATTGAGAAAAGTTATGTATTTGAGCTGTTGGGGTCCAAATTGA
- the LOC101253603 gene encoding uncharacterized protein, with protein sequence MSSTSRAWVTAVSLGVVEALKDQGVCRWNYTIRAINQHAKNNLRSYSQAKKLSSQSSSSLVSANELELKKLKQSEESLRKVMYLSCWGPN encoded by the coding sequence ATGAGTTCAACAAGCAGAGCATGGGTTACAGCAGTAAGTTTAGGAGTAGTCGAAGCACTAAAAGATCAAGGAGTTTGTAGGTGGAATTACACAATTAGAGCCATAAATCAGCACGCAAAGAACAACCTACGCTCATATTCACAGGCCAAGAAGCTCTCTTCtcaatcttcttcttctttggtttctGCAAATGAATTAGAATTGAAAAAGTTGAAGCAGTCTGAGGAATCACTGAGAAAAGTCATGTATTTGAGCTGTTGGGGTCCTAATTGA
- the LOC104648383 gene encoding uncharacterized protein: MSSTSRAWVAAVSVGVVEALKDQGVCRWNYTIRAINQHAKNNLRSYLQAKKMSSQSSSSLVSDNSKVKQSEESLRKVMYLTCWGPY, encoded by the coding sequence ATGAGTTCAACAAGCAGAGCATGGGTTGCAGCAGTAAGCGTAGGAGTGGTAGAGGCACTAAAAGATCAAGGAGTTTGTAGGTGGAATTACACAATCAGAGCCATAAATCAGCACGCTAAGAACAATCTACGCTCATATTTACAGGCCAAAAAAATGTCTTCtcaatcttcttcttctttggtttctGATAACAGTAAAGTGAAGCAATCTGAAGAGTCGCTGAGAAAAGTCATGTATTTGACCTGCTGGGGTCCATATTGA
- the LOC101254505 gene encoding uncharacterized protein, translated as MYNIIPSNSIQQTSKSKSLKKHSLKYQSRKLKMSSTSRAWVTAVSLGVVEALKDQGFCRWNYTIRAINQHAKNNLRSYSQAKRISPRSSSLISPKSEMKEKAKQSEESFRKVMYLTCWGPY; from the coding sequence atgtataatataatcCCAAGTAATTCAATTCAacaaacatcaaaatcaaaatcattgaAAAAACACTCACTAAAATACCAAAGCCGAAAATTGAAGATGAGTTCAACAAGCAGAGCATGGGTTACAGCAGTGAGTTTGGGTGTAGTAGAGGCACTAAAAGATCAAGGATTTTGTAGGTGGAATTACACAATTAGAGCCATAAATCAGCACGCAAAGAACAATCTACGCTCGTATTCACAAGCCAAAAGAATCTCTCCTCGgtcttcttctttgatttctCCAAAAAGTGAAATGAAGGAGAAAGCCAAGCAGTCTGAGGAGTCTTTTAGGAAAGTTATGTACTTGACCTGTTGGGGTCCATATTGA
- the LOC101253915 gene encoding uncharacterized protein, whose amino-acid sequence MSSSRRAWIVAASVGAVEALKDQVGLCRWDYPLKCLAQHTKNNMRSYSQAKKLSSSLIAKSENAEQSEESLRKVMYLSCWGPN is encoded by the coding sequence aTGAGTTCAAGCAGGAGAGCCTGGATTGTAGCAGCCAGTGTTGGAGCAGTGGAAGCTTTAAAAGATCAAGTTGGATTGTGCAGATGGGATTATCCATTGAAGTGTTTGGCACAACACACAAAGAATAACATGAGATCTTACTCTCAAGCTAAAAAACTTTCATCTTCACTAATTGCAAAGAGTGAAAATGCAGAGCAATCTGAAGAGTCTTTGAGGAAAGTTATGTACTTGAGCTGTTGGGGTCCAAATTAA
- the LOC101254813 gene encoding uncharacterized protein — translation MSSSRRAWIVAASVGAVEALKDQVGLCRWDYPLKCLAQHTKNNMRCYSQAKKLSSSLIAKCEKTEQSEESLRKVMYLSCWGPN, via the coding sequence atgagttcAAGCAGGAGAGCATGGATAGTAGCAGCCAGTGTTGGAGCAGTAGAAGCTTTAAAAGATCAGGTTGGATTGTGCAGATGGGATTATCCATTGAAGTGTTTGGCACAGCACACAAAGAATAACATGAGATGTTACTCTCAAGCTAAAAAACTTTCATCTTCACTTATTGCAAAGTGTGAAAAGACAGAGCAATCTGAAGAATCTCTGAGAAAAGTTATGTATTTGAGCTGTTGGGGTCCAAATTGA